From the genome of Xylocopilactobacillus apis:
CCATCATAAGTTCCTTGATATGATTGCCCCATCTTAGTCTGCCACTGTTTCATAAAGGCTGACAATTTCTGATTCTTTTCTTGTGACCAAGAAGCAGTAGGCTTTTTAGCAGTTGTTTGATTTGTTGTCGAATTACTTGAAGTATTCGATTCAGACTTATTAGTTGTAGTTGTTTGATTAGTATTGGAACTTGAATTAGCTGCGACACTAGAACTTTTATGAAGATCTTTGTTTTTTGTATCTTGAGCCTTTTTACTTTTTGAGTGAGCTTTCTTCTTAACTGAACTTGTCTCTGCATCTGATTTCTTACTTTCACTGCTTGACTTGGTAGAGCAACCAGCCATTGTACTTGCGCTCATTAAAATAAGTATAGTAAACAAAAACCTTTTATTTTTAAACATTATTTTCCCTTTTGAATTAAATCAATTAATATTTTATAAATTATCATAAGACATAATTAATTACAATTTATAATATAATTCACTAATAAAACTTTATGGGTTAATAAATTGATCAAATGTTTCTAATACTTTTGAAACCACTAAATCGGGAGCAGTTTCAATAAATTCCGTCTCTCTTTTAGGAGTGCTTGGATCAATGGTTCGAAATTGCTGACAAATAATATAACCAGTAGTTATCATACTAAGCGGTAATTCTACATTTATATTGTACAAATGATCGCAGGTCTTCGAGCATTTTGTTCATGTCCCTTAGTTGGATTAAAATTAATCCAAACAATATCACCTTGATTATAAATTACTTCAGCCAAAAAAATCTCCAAATATTTACTTGAACCACTATCTCTTTAATTATTTTAAATTATTTCTCGACCAAAAGATTCATCGAAGTTTAATTCTCGATCCCCAATTTTAGGTTGATACCTAGCTATATTTCCATAATTAGCCATCAAACGCGAAGTATCTTTCTTTTTTAAAACTATTTCATTTTCTTTTTCTCGAATTAAAACATCAAATTCTTTTCTCTCTGGTTGATTGATACCAATCTCACGAAGGATTTGTTTAGATAAATAATTCCTTGAGAATTTCCTCATTTTTTAATTTTTACGCTTTCACTCATCGAAACATTCTCACACTAGTTTATGTTTGTTAAAGCATAAATTGTCAAATTAAATTAAGAATTAATCAATAATCTTTACTTGCCTTTAATACATCATCAGAAATTCTTGTGATGTCTGTCACATCTGGGTGATCAGCTAACCATAGTTTATGATTTCTAACTAACTGTTCCGAGTAATTTCTTGCCCAACGGCCGTTACTCTTATCTTCATCCGGCAACGCCGCATATTTATCAGATACTATCGACTTGAGCAGATCTACATTAACCTGCCAATTTTTTGTAATTTGAAGGATAACAATCTCTGCTATTTCATCAGGAGAATAAGAATCAAATTCAATTTTCAAAGGGATGCGAGAACGTAAACCCGGATTGGTATTCAAAAATTCTTCCATTTGCTTAGTGTATCCCGCAAAAATACTTATAAACTTTTGACGATTATTTTCTAATTCCGTTATAAATGTCTCAATAACCGCTTTACCATAGTCTTCATCTGATGATCCATTTAATTGATAAGCTTCATCGACAAATAAGACCCCGCCAAGTGCATCCTTAATTACTTTCTTGGTCTTAATTTCAGTCTGACCAAGATACTCGGCGATTAGGTCTGAGCGCGAAACTTCAGCAACCGCATCTCTAGGTAAAATTCCCAGACTATAAAACATTTTTGCAATAATGCGGGCAACAGTAGTTTTTCCAGTTCCTGGTTCTCCTTCAAATACCATGTGATATGACGGACGTTCTTCTTCTGGAAGAGTA
Proteins encoded in this window:
- a CDS encoding type II toxin-antitoxin system PemK/MazF family toxin, producing MAEVIYNQGDIVWINFNPTKGHEQNARRPAIICTI
- a CDS encoding DUF4767 domain-containing protein, producing the protein MFKNKRFLFTILILMSASTMAGCSTKSSSESKKSDAETSSVKKKAHSKSKKAQDTKNKDLHKSSSVAANSSSNTNQTTTTNKSESNTSSNSTTNQTTAKKPTASWSQEKNQKLSAFMKQWQTKMGQSYQGTYDGKIADHYGYKFPQTVTSGQINGHVDIDDRPVNLTWSTNGNNGAEYQIVAAATKDSQNMDRITYLFAIHNGTPEAYYTKTTNGDIVYFLTTRMQNLKKDSKI